A single genomic interval of Ktedonobacterales bacterium harbors:
- a CDS encoding response regulator transcription factor, which produces MQRTILIVEDELILRDTIVYNLRAEGYEVLTAGDGATALDIAQHSRLDLVLLDLMLPVMDGLEVCRQLRRRNETSSVPILMLTARAEETDKVVGLELGADDYVTKPFSWSELRARVRALLRRTEPRSDGMSGVTLRDESRVLLVGDLRVDLDRREVTIGERQIEISARLFDLLVYLLRHRGTVLTRDRLLEHVWGYDFAGDTRTVDVHIRWLREKLEEDPANPILVQTVRGVGYRFRG; this is translated from the coding sequence ATGCAGCGGACGATCCTGATCGTGGAAGATGAGCTCATCTTACGCGATACCATTGTCTATAACCTGCGGGCGGAAGGCTACGAGGTGCTGACAGCAGGCGATGGGGCAACGGCACTAGATATAGCTCAGCATAGTCGCCTTGATCTCGTGCTGCTTGACCTGATGCTACCCGTGATGGATGGGCTGGAGGTTTGTCGGCAACTGCGCAGGCGCAACGAGACTTCCTCGGTACCCATTCTGATGCTGACCGCGCGCGCTGAAGAGACAGATAAAGTGGTGGGGCTGGAATTGGGTGCGGATGATTACGTGACCAAGCCCTTTAGCTGGAGCGAGCTGCGCGCTCGCGTGCGTGCTCTGCTGCGCCGGACCGAGCCACGTTCAGATGGCATGTCTGGCGTGACCCTGCGAGACGAGAGTCGGGTGCTGCTGGTTGGCGATTTGCGTGTGGACCTTGATCGCCGCGAAGTGACCATTGGCGAGCGTCAGATTGAGATATCCGCCCGGCTGTTTGATTTGCTGGTCTATCTACTGCGGCATCGCGGTACGGTCCTGACTCGTGATCGCCTGCTGGAACATGTCTGGGGCTACGACTTTGCAGGCGACACACGCACAGTGGATGTGCATATTCGCTGGCTGCGCGAAAAACTTGAAGAAGATCCCGCCAACCCCATACTGGTGCAGACGGTGCGTGGCGTGGGCTACCGCTTTAGAGGCTGA
- the phoU gene encoding phosphate signaling complex protein PhoU, translating to MTRDAFHHELQELEEAVVLMATLVEAAVANSVQALIQRDVDLAQQVIDGDATVNEHQRTIRNKTFGVMARQAPVARDLRELVTIQLVINELERMGDHAVGVAKNAIRLSKQAPVKAVVDLPEMAKLIRQQVRDAIQAFVDVNIVAAREICMRDDEVDHLYRQTFDELLVCMRNADNVPQATSLLFVAHDLERIGDRVTNICEDVIYMVTGEIEELN from the coding sequence ATGACACGAGACGCTTTTCATCATGAATTGCAGGAACTAGAAGAGGCAGTGGTGCTGATGGCAACACTGGTGGAGGCTGCCGTTGCCAACTCCGTACAGGCGCTGATTCAGCGCGATGTGGATCTTGCTCAGCAGGTCATCGACGGCGATGCGACGGTTAACGAACACCAACGAACGATCCGCAACAAGACTTTTGGGGTGATGGCTCGTCAGGCGCCTGTTGCTCGTGACCTGCGCGAGTTGGTCACAATCCAGTTGGTGATTAACGAACTGGAACGGATGGGCGATCATGCGGTTGGCGTTGCCAAAAACGCCATCAGGCTTTCCAAACAAGCACCAGTCAAGGCGGTTGTTGATCTGCCGGAAATGGCAAAGCTGATTCGCCAGCAAGTGCGCGACGCCATTCAAGCTTTTGTGGACGTGAATATCGTGGCTGCCCGCGAGATTTGTATGCGCGATGATGAGGTCGATCACCTCTATCGCCAGACCTTTGACGAGTTGTTGGTTTGCATGCGCAATGCCGATAATGTACCCCAGGCAACGAGCTTGCTCTTTGTGGCGCATGATCTGGAGCGCATCGGAGACCGCGTAACCAATATTTGTGAAGACGTGATATATATGGTCACAGGTGAGATTGAAGAGTTGAACTGA
- the pstB gene encoding phosphate ABC transporter ATP-binding protein PstB produces MDNISTSGAASKSLDGLVQQPPRLPKEVVPSVLTQSTQPTDDGEAPIRPGEDGQIKMLTEGLNIYYGKRHAIKNVSLTIPANQVTALIGPSGCGKSTFLRALNRLHDLTPGARVEGLILLDNQDIYGPDMDLVHLRQRVGMIFQRPNPFPKSIFENVAYGLRCQGRRRPREITEMVERSLRGAALWDEVKDRLKTSAMGLSGGQQQRLCIARALAVAPEVILMDEPCSALDPIATLKIEQTIEDLKRVYTIVMVTHNMQQAARVSDRTGFFLLGELVEIGLTTTIFSRPTDTRTEDYITGRFG; encoded by the coding sequence ATGGATAATATCTCGACATCAGGAGCGGCCTCGAAATCGCTGGATGGGCTGGTTCAGCAGCCTCCTCGCTTGCCTAAGGAGGTGGTCCCATCGGTGCTTACCCAGAGCACGCAACCAACCGATGATGGCGAAGCACCTATTCGCCCAGGAGAGGATGGGCAGATCAAGATGCTCACAGAGGGCCTCAATATTTACTATGGCAAGCGCCACGCGATCAAAAACGTTAGCCTGACGATCCCTGCTAATCAAGTGACAGCGCTGATCGGTCCATCTGGTTGTGGCAAATCAACCTTCTTGCGGGCGCTCAACCGTCTGCACGACCTGACTCCAGGAGCGCGGGTAGAAGGGCTGATCCTCTTGGATAATCAAGATATTTACGGCCCCGATATGGACCTGGTGCATCTGCGCCAGCGAGTAGGGATGATCTTTCAGCGACCCAATCCGTTCCCAAAGTCTATTTTTGAGAATGTCGCTTATGGCTTGCGGTGCCAGGGCAGGCGCCGCCCGCGAGAAATCACTGAGATGGTCGAGCGTAGCCTGCGCGGAGCGGCGCTCTGGGATGAGGTGAAGGACCGCTTGAAAACTAGCGCGATGGGGCTTTCGGGTGGTCAGCAGCAGCGGCTGTGCATTGCGCGTGCGCTGGCAGTAGCGCCGGAGGTCATCTTGATGGATGAGCCGTGTTCTGCGTTGGATCCCATCGCCACACTGAAGATTGAGCAGACCATCGAAGACCTGAAGCGCGTGTATACCATTGTGATGGTTACGCATAACATGCAGCAGGCAGCACGGGTTTCTGATCGGACCGGCTTCTTCCTGCTGGGCGAGCTGGTTGAAATTGGCCTGACAACGACGATCTTCTCGCGGCCCACCGATACGCGGACTGAAGATTATATCACCGGGCGGTTCGGTTAA